Proteins found in one Mytilus edulis chromosome 2, xbMytEdul2.2, whole genome shotgun sequence genomic segment:
- the LOC139512212 gene encoding zinc transporter Slc39a7-like, with translation MNRAKRNHRSLFSIAFVIILSAILLRSGINAHNGHGHTHSHDEQDEPNPSFKYSQQANVDHDHGHAHDHAHDHGHAHNHGHAHDHGHTHDHAHDHGHKHDAPTKSSKKSTGLVLWLQACGATALISVSPIVILLFIPIENAYDAKNQNLLKILLSFASGGLLGDAFLHLIPHAVSPHSHGDGDDHAHSHSHGHSHGEGGHEHGHDMTVGLWVLAGIVVFLMVEKFVRYVKGGHAHSHAPPKPVKSEKKGEGDEDAKGKETKDSKKKIEKTEEKQVTEPEDIKVAGYLNLAADAAHNFTDGLAIGASFLAGRNIGIITTITIFLHEIPHEIGDFAILVKSGCTKRKAMLLQFSTAIGAMMGTVCSLLAEGGGDAAVAWILPFTAGGFIYIATVSVIPELLEDTKLGQSIKEIGALLVGVYMMYLIGLYE, from the exons ATGAACAGGGCTAAAAGGAACCATCgcagtttattttcaattgctTTTGTTATTATTCTGTCTGCAATTTTACTGAGGTCTGGCATTAACGCACACAACGGCCACGGACATACTCATTCTCATGACGAGCAAGATGAGCCCAATCCATCTTTTAAATATTCACAGCAAGCAAACGTAGATCATGACCACGGACATGCACATGATCACGCACACGATCATGGTCACGCACACAATCATGGACACGCACACGATCATGGACATACACACGACCATGCACACGAtcatggacacaaacatgatgcaCCTACAAAATCTTCCAAGAAATCAACAGGATTGGTACTTTGGCTACAGGCTTGTGGTGCCACAGCTCTAATTAGTGTCTCACCAATTGTAATTCTTTTGTTTATTCCAATAGAAAATGCATATGATgctaaaaatcaaaatttactgaaaattcttCTCAGTTTTGCATCTGGTGGTCTTCTTGGTGATGCATTTTTACATCTTATTCCTCATGCAGTTTCACCTCACTCACATGGAGATGGTGATGACCATGCACACTCACATTCTCATGGGCATTCTCATGGAGAAGGAGGACATGAGCATGGTCACGATATGACAGTTGGATTATGGGTCCTTGCTGGAATCGTTGTTTTCCTGATGGTTGAAAAATTTGTGAGGTATGTAAAGGGAGGACATGCTCACAGCCATGCACCACCAAAACCAGTCAAAAGCGAAAAGAAAGGTGAAGGTGATGAAGATGCAAAAGGCAAAGAAACTAaagattcaaagaaaaaaattgaaaagacagAAGAGAAACAAGTAACAG AACCTGAAGACATAAAAGTTGCTGGTTATTTAAACCTTGCTGCAGATGCTGCTCACAATTTCACAGATGGTTTGGCAATAGGTGCTTCTTTTCTAGCTGGTAGAAATATAGGAATTATTACAACTATAACTATATTCTTACATGAGATACCACATGAAATTGGAGACTTTGCAATCTTAGTAAAATCTGGGTGCACAAAGAGAAAG gCAATGTTGTTACAATTTAGTACAGCAATTGGTGCTATGATGGGAACAGTTTGTAGTCTTCTAGCTGAAGGAGGAGGTGATGCAGCTGTTGCGTGGATCCTTCCATTTACAGCAGGAGGTTTTATATATATTGCAACAGTATCTGTCATTCCTGAATTGTTGGAAGATACCAAACTAGGACAATCTATTAAGGAAATAGGAGCATTGTTAGTCGGTGTTTATATGATGTATCTGATTGGTCTTTATGAATAG